One stretch of Tepiditoga spiralis DNA includes these proteins:
- a CDS encoding uracil-DNA glycosylase, with protein MFDKNFEIEYINKKISKCEKCSLHLSRNTTVPGEGNINSPIVFVGEGPGADEDATGHPFVGKAGQFLEKMLVNWSKLKKSDVYITNIVKCRPPKNRVPTTEEIKLCTPFLESQLIILKPKIIVALGSTSLKYFGINKKITAARGHFFDWKGNIKIFATFHPSYLIRNQSMEKNSPTWYASFDMKAIGWMYKAFNSGKTADEIVKVINERMKASGGV; from the coding sequence TTCATTACATCTAAGTAGAAATACAACTGTTCCTGGAGAAGGAAATATAAACTCTCCAATAGTTTTTGTAGGAGAAGGTCCTGGAGCCGATGAAGATGCTACTGGTCATCCATTTGTTGGGAAAGCTGGTCAGTTTCTTGAAAAAATGTTAGTTAATTGGTCTAAATTAAAAAAAAGTGATGTGTATATAACCAATATCGTAAAATGTAGACCTCCTAAAAATAGAGTTCCAACAACAGAAGAAATTAAATTATGCACTCCCTTTTTAGAATCTCAATTAATTATATTAAAACCTAAAATAATTGTTGCACTTGGTTCAACATCTCTAAAATATTTTGGTATAAATAAAAAAATAACTGCAGCAAGGGGTCATTTTTTTGACTGGAAAGGCAACATAAAAATTTTTGCAACATTTCATCCAAGTTATTTAATAAGAAATCAATCAATGGAAAAAAATTCTCCTACATGGTATGCTTCTTTTGATATGAAGGCAATAGGTTGGATGTATAAAGCTTTTAATTCTGGAAAAACTGCTGATGAAATAGTAAAAGTAATAAATGAAAGGATGAAAGCTTCAGGAGGAGTCTAA